GCGTCTCTGCCAAACAGCAGATCGCAGGCATCTTCGAATCCGCCACCGGATATCATTTGAAAAACTGCATGATCAGCAACACAGGCCCTGTTCTGCGCGTCCATGAACAGGCGGCTCAGGGTCAGCATCCTTTCGGGACAACCTTCAGCCTTTGGCAAAAGCCTCTTTATCAGGTTCTGAATGTTAAAAGCAAGACGGGAATAAAAATCCGGCTCGACCAATTCGTTCTCAATGGCATAGAGAGCAGCTCTTCTGGCATCAAAAGGTATCAGGGACAGCACTCTGCCCAGTTTAGCAAAGCAGGCATCAAAACCTTCTGCATCAATAGCCCGTAAGGCATCATCTATTATGCAAAAATGAAGCAGCGGGACAGAAATACTATGATCGCCTTGACCATACAATTGTTCGGGGGTAATATCGGGTCTCAAAGAATAGATAAGTTCCGTTAACCGGGCAGCATGTTGCATAAAATCATCATCCAGCGGGCATTGGCGGACGCAAGCTGTCACAAAGACATCTCTTACTAACATCATTAGCCTTACGCATTTATCATGCAGAGGCACATACTTGGAAATGACACCGGCAAGCCCTTCGAGAAAATCCATGCTTATTATCCTGGACAATTCTTCATTATCCAAAAAGAAAACGCAAACCCAATCAACTATGTTAAACGCCGCATCCTCGGAGACATCGGACAACAATGTTTTGAGATCCCTGACCAGGTTTTCCGGGCTGAACTGCTCCAGATAAGGAGCAAGCCAGCTGTCTTTATCCTTATCGGACGATCTATTTATGATGCATGAGGATAGAGTGCGGCATGGATCTGTCCCGTTCGCATTAAAAGGCCCCAGTTCTTCTTGCAGCAAGGCCATCCTTTCTGGGTCGCTGCCTTCAAAAGCGAAAGCTGTCAAAAGCCGGAGACCCTGTGCTTGGCTCATGCCAAAAAAATCGGATGTATCTTTTAAAGATGCGTATCTAAGCATGTTAGATCTGGTCAGCTTTACCATCAGTGCTTCGTCCAAGGCTTCACCGTTAATCGCGTGATACAACCCGTTCAAGACTTTAAACAATTCCATTGATGCCCTAAAATATCTTTCCGGAACGAATTCGCCGGTTCCTTGATCATAAAACAGTTCCGCCTGCCCGGCACAGTAGTTCATGAACCATACGGCCTTTTGCTCGGCTGTGTCCGAATATGAAAGATAAGGTACTCCTGCCTGCCTGAAACGCTCCGGGTCAAGCAGCCTGGCAAATCCTTCTATGCCTTCGTCCAATAAAAACTCGGTGGCAGCCTGCCCAACATATGTACCGTTGCTTAAGCGGTAGTCTAGCGATTGGATACCGTGGCTCATAAGCGAGAAAAAAGGTATGTCAGACCCAAAATACAGGACAGCTATAAGAAAAGCGCTCATTTCGCTGTTATCGGCGTCCCCCGTTCTTGAACTCATTTCTCTAAACAGTTTATCAACGATTAGATTTGCACTCCCCAAATGTCTTCTGTACAAAGCAGGACTTTTCTCCAGTCTAATTTTGTACGGACTCAAACCTAAATCAAAAGTTGTCGTCTTTTCTCGATTTGGCTCAACAGCCTTGCATCTTTTAATTTCCCTGTCGAGATCTTCGTATAGTTCCAAGAGGACTTGGTTTATCCTTGTCCAGTCTTCATCAGAACCATTTACAGCATTTGAACAGAGTTTATCAAGGTCGGTGGCAACGGGGCTTAAAGCGCTGTCAAGGATATTTTGGCGAATCCTTTTGTAGGGATTGTTATCGCCCAGGTTTGACAGGTAATCCGTTACCAACAGCGACCAGCCCGGATCTATCGGGGTATGCAGGCCTTCTATCCCTTTGAGGTCCAGGAACAATCTGAGAGAAAGGATATTGAGCCTGCGATCAGCAAGATCGCCATGAGTAGTATCCCAGCCGGATGTACGACCAGCAGGGATCATATTCTGAAGGTTTTCTAAAAATGTGGCACCCGCCAGCGGATGATAGCCTGACCTGGAAAGCCAAGAGGCAGTAGCCCCAAGGTCAGCTTCATATTCATGAATTCTTTTTCTTCCCGTGGCTTGCGAAATAGACCACTTACCATCAATAATATCCCTGCAAAAGATCTGGCCGTGCCTATTTGAGATATGGGTCAGCTCATGGGCAAAAACAAACGCAAGTTCATCCTCTGTTCTAACTGCATTAAACAGCCCTACCGTCGCCACCACGCTTGCATCAGGAAGAGCAAAACAGTTTATCTCTCTCCCATGCTCAAGAACAAACAACCTTGGAGTAATGCCCGGGTTTGCTATGGACAACCTGTTAAGCACAGTTTCCGGATAAGGGATAAGAGGATGGTTTCTGTCAAGAAATCCATGCTCAGCTCCCAAACGGCAACGCATCATCCTTGAAATCAGTCCGGGGTTAACGGACGAACCTTTAACATTATCACCCATTTAAATACTTAACCCCCTCTAAATAATTATCGGGAATTATGAGGGGAGATATCATCCTTTTCACATTAATGCCTAAGGAAAACTTTCAAGGTAAACACCCCCGTGATTCATCCTAAACGAACCCCGAAAAATATTTCTTCATTAACGTCTCCAAATATAATTCGCAGCCGGCAGGGAAAACGATGCATCGAAAAAACTCTATGCATTTCCGGCGGCAGAAAAGCGGCTGCTTTTTGCGCGCAAGAATATGTCCCCAACCAACGATAAGCCAATAGATGAGCGATTTAA
Above is a window of Candidatus Margulisiibacteriota bacterium DNA encoding:
- a CDS encoding M48 family metallopeptidase, which gives rise to MGDNVKGSSVNPGLISRMMRCRLGAEHGFLDRNHPLIPYPETVLNRLSIANPGITPRLFVLEHGREINCFALPDASVVATVGLFNAVRTEDELAFVFAHELTHISNRHGQIFCRDIIDGKWSISQATGRKRIHEYEADLGATASWLSRSGYHPLAGATFLENLQNMIPAGRTSGWDTTHGDLADRRLNILSLRLFLDLKGIEGLHTPIDPGWSLLVTDYLSNLGDNNPYKRIRQNILDSALSPVATDLDKLCSNAVNGSDEDWTRINQVLLELYEDLDREIKRCKAVEPNREKTTTFDLGLSPYKIRLEKSPALYRRHLGSANLIVDKLFREMSSRTGDADNSEMSAFLIAVLYFGSDIPFFSLMSHGIQSLDYRLSNGTYVGQAATEFLLDEGIEGFARLLDPERFRQAGVPYLSYSDTAEQKAVWFMNYCAGQAELFYDQGTGEFVPERYFRASMELFKVLNGLYHAINGEALDEALMVKLTRSNMLRYASLKDTSDFFGMSQAQGLRLLTAFAFEGSDPERMALLQEELGPFNANGTDPCRTLSSCIINRSSDKDKDSWLAPYLEQFSPENLVRDLKTLLSDVSEDAAFNIVDWVCVFFLDNEELSRIISMDFLEGLAGVISKYVPLHDKCVRLMMLVRDVFVTACVRQCPLDDDFMQHAARLTELIYSLRPDITPEQLYGQGDHSISVPLLHFCIIDDALRAIDAEGFDACFAKLGRVLSLIPFDARRAALYAIENELVEPDFYSRLAFNIQNLIKRLLPKAEGCPERMLTLSRLFMDAQNRACVADHAVFQMISGGGFEDACDLLFGRDASGMEPQ